From Mytilus galloprovincialis chromosome 9, xbMytGall1.hap1.1, whole genome shotgun sequence, the proteins below share one genomic window:
- the LOC143044692 gene encoding annexin A4-like isoform X2: MGKHKKNKHGHRSSSSSSSSSSSSDDESYKHLPKDQRKMMKKQRKMMKKAGHHGKGYPAQPGYPGYPTGAVPPPAQPGYPGYPTGAVPPPAQGYPGGMPAGGYAPPPGGFAQPAGGYAPPPSGYPAGGAYPQAPNPSYPAAGGYPQQGFQPPPPAGYNPGGVAYAGQPPSVQPYAGQPPAGGFAAPPAGGGGYSQQPGGVAGYGAPQPGGLPYGAPGGAPPQAQSVPYGQPGGTPAYGAPGAGQPASYVQPGAPGGPNVGMATTGMANLNVQANMVERSRPTIVPAKPFNAEQDAQILRKAMKGLGTDERAIVDVISRRSNKQRQEILVMFKTLFGKDLIHDLKSELSGDLEELILAMFKPTTFYDAYSIHKAMEGVGTKESVLIEILLTRPNTDIKEIVVCYQKNYGRSLEKDIMDETSGHFKRLLVSACQGNRTELSPEQLQKAATQGVESVIDRNLAREDAQKLYQAGAKKIGTDESAFLQVMAVRHYYQLRATFEEYHRLAGKDILSAVKGEMSGDLEDGFKALVKCAKNRPQYFAERLHKAMAGFGTKDSTLIRVIVSRSEIDLQDIKDEYRNMYQKSLHDAVSSETSGDYKKLLLGITGP; this comes from the exons gCAGGACATCATGGCAAAGGTTATCCTGCACAGCCTGGATACCCAGGTTATCCTACAGGAGCAGTTCCACCACCAGCACAGCCTGGATACCCAGGTTATCCTACAGGAGCAGTTCCACCACCAGCACAGGGTTACCCAGGAGGTATGCCAGCTGGTGGCTATGCTCCACCGCCAGGAGGATTTGCTCAACCAGCTGGAGGCTATGCTCCACCACCTAGTGGTTACCCAGCAGGAGGAGCTTATCCACAAGCTCCAAACCCATCTTACCCAGCAGCTGGAGGCTATCCTCAGCAGGGTTTTCAAC CTCCACCACCAGCAGGTTATAATCCAGGAG GAGTTGCCTATGCAGGACAACCACCAAGTGTACAACCATATGCTGGTCAACCACCTGCAG GGGGTTTTGCTGCTCCACCTGCTGGTGGAGGAGGATATTCACAACAGCCTGGCGGAGTGGCTGGATATGGAGCACCACAGCCAGGAGGTTTACCCTATGGTGCCCCAGGTGGAGCACCACCACAAGCTCAGTCAGTACCATATGGTCAACCAGGTGGAACTCCAGCCTATGGTGCACCTGGTGCAGGACAACCTGCAAGTTATGTACAACCAGGG GCACCAGGTGGCCCTAATGTTGGCATGGCAACCACTGGAATGGCTAATCTAAATGTGCAGGCTAACATGGTAGAAAGGTCAAGGCCAACCATTGTACCTGCTAAACCTTTCAATGCTGAACAAGATGCACAGATACTAAGAAAAGCTATGAAGGGATTAG gcACTGATGAAAGAGCCATTGTGGATGTTATAAGTCGTAGATCTAACAAGCAAAGACAAGAAATACTGGTTATGTTCAAGACTTTGTTTGGAAAG GATCTAATTCATGATTTGAAATCTGAGTTAAGTGGAGATTTGGAGGAGTTGATACTTGCCATGTTTAAACCAACCACTTTCTATGATGCTTATTCTATTCACAAAGCTATGGAA GGTGTTGGAACAAAAGAATCTGTCCTGATTGAAATCCTGTTAACAAGACCTAACACAGATATCAAAGAAATTGTTGTTTGCTACCAAAAAA ATTATGGTAGAAGTTTGGAAAAGGACATTATGGATGAAACCAGTGGTCATTTTAAGCGTCTATTAGTGTCAGCTTGCCAG GGAAACAGAACAGAACTTAGCCCAGAACAGTTACAGAAGGCTGCTACACAGGGTGTTGAATCAGTAATTGATAGAAACCTTGCAAGAGAGGATGCTCAAAAACTATACCAAGCTGGTGCAAAGAAAATAGGAACAGATGAGTCTGCCTTCCTACAGGTTATGGCTGTCCGACATTACTATCAACTTAGAGCCACATTTGAGGAGTACCATAGG tTGGCTGGAAAAGATATCTTATCAGCTGTCAAAGGTGAAATGTCAGGTGATTTAGAGGATGGATTCAAAGCTTTAG TTAAGTGTGCTAAGAATAGACCACAATACTTTGCTGAGAGACTACACAAAGCAATGGCTGGATTTGGAACAAAGGATTCTACACTTATCAGAGTCATTGTTTCAAGATCTGAG aTTGATTTACAAGACATAAAGGATGAGTACAGGAACATGTACCAAAAATCTCTTCATGATGCTGTGAGCTCTGAGACAAGTGGGGACTACAAGAAACTACTTCTTGGTATTACTGGACCATAA
- the LOC143044692 gene encoding annexin A4-like isoform X1, translating into MGKHKKNKHGHRSSSSSSSSSSSSDDESYKHLPKDQRKMMKKQRKMMKKAGHHGKGYPAQPGYPGYPTGAVPPPAQPGYPGYPTGAVPPPAQGYPGGMPAGGYAPPPGGFAQPAGGYAPPPSGYPAGGAYPQAPNPSYPAAGGYPQQGFQPPPPAGYNPGGPPAAGYNPGGVAYAGQPPSVQPYAGQPPAGGFAAPPAGGGGYSQQPGGVAGYGAPQPGGLPYGAPGGAPPQAQSVPYGQPGGTPAYGAPGAGQPASYVQPGAPGGPNVGMATTGMANLNVQANMVERSRPTIVPAKPFNAEQDAQILRKAMKGLGTDERAIVDVISRRSNKQRQEILVMFKTLFGKDLIHDLKSELSGDLEELILAMFKPTTFYDAYSIHKAMEGVGTKESVLIEILLTRPNTDIKEIVVCYQKNYGRSLEKDIMDETSGHFKRLLVSACQGNRTELSPEQLQKAATQGVESVIDRNLAREDAQKLYQAGAKKIGTDESAFLQVMAVRHYYQLRATFEEYHRLAGKDILSAVKGEMSGDLEDGFKALVKCAKNRPQYFAERLHKAMAGFGTKDSTLIRVIVSRSEIDLQDIKDEYRNMYQKSLHDAVSSETSGDYKKLLLGITGP; encoded by the exons gCAGGACATCATGGCAAAGGTTATCCTGCACAGCCTGGATACCCAGGTTATCCTACAGGAGCAGTTCCACCACCAGCACAGCCTGGATACCCAGGTTATCCTACAGGAGCAGTTCCACCACCAGCACAGGGTTACCCAGGAGGTATGCCAGCTGGTGGCTATGCTCCACCGCCAGGAGGATTTGCTCAACCAGCTGGAGGCTATGCTCCACCACCTAGTGGTTACCCAGCAGGAGGAGCTTATCCACAAGCTCCAAACCCATCTTACCCAGCAGCTGGAGGCTATCCTCAGCAGGGTTTTCAAC CTCCACCACCAGCAGGTTATAATCCAGGAG GACCTCCTGCTGCAGGTTACAATCCTGGAG GAGTTGCCTATGCAGGACAACCACCAAGTGTACAACCATATGCTGGTCAACCACCTGCAG GGGGTTTTGCTGCTCCACCTGCTGGTGGAGGAGGATATTCACAACAGCCTGGCGGAGTGGCTGGATATGGAGCACCACAGCCAGGAGGTTTACCCTATGGTGCCCCAGGTGGAGCACCACCACAAGCTCAGTCAGTACCATATGGTCAACCAGGTGGAACTCCAGCCTATGGTGCACCTGGTGCAGGACAACCTGCAAGTTATGTACAACCAGGG GCACCAGGTGGCCCTAATGTTGGCATGGCAACCACTGGAATGGCTAATCTAAATGTGCAGGCTAACATGGTAGAAAGGTCAAGGCCAACCATTGTACCTGCTAAACCTTTCAATGCTGAACAAGATGCACAGATACTAAGAAAAGCTATGAAGGGATTAG gcACTGATGAAAGAGCCATTGTGGATGTTATAAGTCGTAGATCTAACAAGCAAAGACAAGAAATACTGGTTATGTTCAAGACTTTGTTTGGAAAG GATCTAATTCATGATTTGAAATCTGAGTTAAGTGGAGATTTGGAGGAGTTGATACTTGCCATGTTTAAACCAACCACTTTCTATGATGCTTATTCTATTCACAAAGCTATGGAA GGTGTTGGAACAAAAGAATCTGTCCTGATTGAAATCCTGTTAACAAGACCTAACACAGATATCAAAGAAATTGTTGTTTGCTACCAAAAAA ATTATGGTAGAAGTTTGGAAAAGGACATTATGGATGAAACCAGTGGTCATTTTAAGCGTCTATTAGTGTCAGCTTGCCAG GGAAACAGAACAGAACTTAGCCCAGAACAGTTACAGAAGGCTGCTACACAGGGTGTTGAATCAGTAATTGATAGAAACCTTGCAAGAGAGGATGCTCAAAAACTATACCAAGCTGGTGCAAAGAAAATAGGAACAGATGAGTCTGCCTTCCTACAGGTTATGGCTGTCCGACATTACTATCAACTTAGAGCCACATTTGAGGAGTACCATAGG tTGGCTGGAAAAGATATCTTATCAGCTGTCAAAGGTGAAATGTCAGGTGATTTAGAGGATGGATTCAAAGCTTTAG TTAAGTGTGCTAAGAATAGACCACAATACTTTGCTGAGAGACTACACAAAGCAATGGCTGGATTTGGAACAAAGGATTCTACACTTATCAGAGTCATTGTTTCAAGATCTGAG aTTGATTTACAAGACATAAAGGATGAGTACAGGAACATGTACCAAAAATCTCTTCATGATGCTGTGAGCTCTGAGACAAGTGGGGACTACAAGAAACTACTTCTTGGTATTACTGGACCATAA